From the Theropithecus gelada isolate Dixy chromosome 16, Tgel_1.0, whole genome shotgun sequence genome, the window gagtgccaccacgcccggctaatttttgtgtttttagtagagaagggatttctccatgttggtcaggctggtctcgaactcccgaccttaggtgatccgcctgcctcagcctcccaaagtgccgggattacaggcgtgaaccaccgcatccAGCCGGGATCGGCTATTAAAGGGGTGAAGCCGGGGGGCCTTTAATAAAGCTCTTGGCGTCCCATCCCACCCTTCCTTTCTTGCCCAGTGCTCTGGGTCCGGCAGCCTCAGGGGTGTCGGGGACCAACCCTGTTGTGCTCCATGTCCGTGAACTGCTGCACGAAGAAGCATATGGCCTCCGTCTCGGCCTCAGCCTCACAGCCTGGGGTCAGCTTTGCCCGGTAGCTCTGAGAGGAAGGAGGAGCTGCTGAACAGATGGAAGGGGCGGAGCCTCCCAAGCGACCATCCCCCACAGCCGGGCACAGGGAAGGAGCCCAGATGTGTGCCACAGACCTCTAGGGCTGGCCTGGCTCTCACCTGGGTGTAGGCCAGTACGTAAGTGTGCGAGCCATCGAACAGGAAGAGGCTGTTGTGGGTGGGGGCTGGGTTCTGCTGGGCCTGCAGCTGGGAGCACATTTCAAAGGCCACGCAGGCCCCATAGGAGTAGCCGGCCACGCGGTAGGGGCCCTCGGGCTGCACCTGCCTGATGCAGTCGATGTAGTAGGCAGCCAGGCTGTGGATGCTGTCGAGGGGCGCAGCTGCAACGGCAGTGCCAGGCACTCAGCATGTGCAGGTGGCAGCCACGGGCCCCGTGATGGCCAGCACTGACCACCACGTCCAGAGGAGGGCCCAGGAGTACCTCGGGTGCACTGCAGGCCATAGGTGGGGATGCTGAGCCGGGAGGCCAGGCTGTGGAACACGGTGGTGGAGCCCTCGATTGGGTGCACCAGGAATAGGGGTCGCTCAGAGCTCTGCACTGAATTGAGCCGCATCAGGGTGGGGCCCTCGGGGTTCACCAGCAGGGAGCGCAGGTTCAGCTGAGTCTGCTGCCGGGCCAGACCGTCCTCCTTGGGCGTGGGGGATGCCAGCTCTGTGAAGACAGGGGCAAATGCCTGGCTGGTCTGGCTGCACGGCCCTGGCACCCACGCAAGGACACAGACACGCACGCAAGTCCCCACGGTGCTATGTCTGGTGGGAGTCGGGGTGGAATGCTCAGAATGGCACCGTGATGAAGGGTGGGATGCCTGCTGGGACGTGGTCCAGATAGCAAGGAGGAAGGGCTGGGGCAGCCCGGAGACCCCACTCCCGCCTGGTCACTCGCACGCACCGCTGGCCGCATCTGCCTTCAAGGACAGCTCCTGCAGTCTCCGGAGCGTTAGCTGCCGCACCTCGCGCATCGACAGCACCAGGTTGAGCTCGCGCTCCAGCGTCTGGCGCACCTCCACGCTCATCAGCGAGTCCAGGCCCAGGTCCGCCAGTGAGCTGTCCAGGTTGATGGCAGCCAAGTCGCGGATGCCTGGAAGGGATGTGCTCGGTTGGCAATTTCGGGGGGGGGCGTGGGGACGGCCTGCGTGGGGCAGGGCTGACACCCAGGGGTGTGCAGGCTGTGCATCTCCCAACGCACCATCACCACAGTGACACCTGCGCCCGCACCCTGGctctgcagatggggaaactgaggcacacagggCCATGACTGCTATGTCCGTCCCAAGACCCTGATGCCAGCAGGGGAACCACCTGGCACGGCTCCTGCTGGCAGTGCTCACCCAGGATGTGTGCCACGGCCTTCACCAGGTCCTGCTCGCTGTCCCTGTCCCTGTAGGCCGCAGCCTTCTCAGCCAGCACGAAACTGCTCAGGACCATGTGGGGCTGGTTCAGGAAGAGGTCCAGCACCTCCAGGCACGAGGCCACACGCTGAGGCAGCGTGCCACCGATGACCGTGGCGTTGATGTTCACTGTGTCCGCCAAAATGCCCACGTCGCCGATGGCACCCCACTGCACGGCCAGGCCTGTGGGCAAgggggcaggtgggcagggctgCGGGgagaaggtgggggtggggagtggccaCTGGGAGAGTGGGGGTGGGCAGGGCCAAGGGGAGAGGGTGGGGCCCACCTGGGAGGCCTTCGTGGCGGCGTTTCTCGCAGATGCGCTCCATGGCAGAGTTGGCAAAGCCATAGTTGCTCTGTCCGGCATTGCCGCGCCCGGAGCTCACAGAGGAGAAGACCACAAAGTAGTCCAGCTCAGGGCACGCCTCCCGGGTCACCCTGTGGGCACGCGTGTCACTCCCCATCGGCCGGCACCCCCAGGAACCCCCAACCTCCCACCCCAGGAAAGGCCAGAGAGGGCTGTCAGCGAACCACCTCGGCTCCCACAGCCCTGAGCCCAGACCCCAGCAGAGGGGGGAGCAGGGCTGCGCGGTGCCCACCTGTCCAGGTTCAGGGTGCCACTGTACTTGGGCTTGCAGACGTCCTGGAAGAACTCCGGGGTCTGGTTCTCCAGCATGGCGTCTCTCAAGACCTGGGGGAGGCATCCTCAGCACTCCCTGCGGCTCCAGGGCCTCACCCGCCCACACAAGGCCCTGCCTTGGTCTCGGGGCTTCCCCTCACCATGGTTAGGTTGAAGATGCCGCCCACGGGTCCGAGCTGCGCCGCCTCGGTGATGAGGCCCCGGGCCCCCTCCAGGGAGCTGATGTTGCTGGTGGACACCAGCACCTGCACGCCCTGGCGCCTCCACTGGCGGACCTGCTTGGCCTGGTAGCCTGCGGGACACAGGACTGTGGGCTGGACCGGGCCAGGGTACACAGTCTCTTCCCCACATGCCAGGCTGGGGAAGTGGGGAGCAGCCGCAGAGCCCTGTCCAGCAAGCGCCCGCCAAGATGGAGGGGAACAGACCCCACACGCCGTGACAGCCCACGATGGTGGGCTACAGAGAAGGACTCAGGGGCCCGGGGCTGcgcctggcccaggctggtccaCAGGCACCCCTGCCGACTCACCTGTCCGGACCCCGGAGCGAGAGGTCAACACGAGCTTCTGCGCCCCACGCTGGATCAGCCACTGTGCCAACTCCAGGCCGAGGCCACCCAGACCTCCAGCGATGATGTAGCTCTTGTAGGCCGGGCAGAAGGTCTTGGAGATGGCCGACATCAGCGTGGGTTTGGCCCCCTTCAGCACTGCCTCCGGCTCCTCCGCAAGCACCTGCGTCCGGGCAGCAGCACCCACCAGCTCAGGCACTGCCTGGGGACCAGAGCCTGGGATGCCCGAGGCGCCAGGACTCCTCCCTCACCTGCACGAGGACTTTGCCGATGTGCTTCCCCTGGGCCATGTAGCGGAAGGCGTCCTCCACCTGGGCCCCAGGGAACACTGTGCACTTGAGGGGCTGTACCACCCCATCCCGGATGCCGGCCTGCAGGAGCGCCGCCACCTCCTGCCATTCAGCACTGCCATCCAAGAGCGCATCCAGTAGGATCCCGTGGAATGTCACGTTCTTCAGGAAGATGGCCATGCCTGTGGGCAGGGGACGTGCTCACCCAGGGCCTTCCACACGTCCACCCACACCCATCCATGCCCACCCCCGCCCAGGTGCTGCCGGCCTCACCAAGTGGGTGGTTCTGAGAAAGGTCGAATTTGCCAATTTCCAAGAAGCGACCGTGCTGAGCCAAGCACCTCACGCTGGCCTGCAGCTTCTCTTccgccaaggagttcaagaccaggtcaACACCTACGGCGCCAGAGGGGCCCAACAGTCACACCCACTGCAGGCCCAGCCACCGCCGCCCAACGGGCCAGACCCCGCTTCTCCCTGGGCAGGAGGCAGGCGGGGGCTGTGGGGGCTGTGAGGGCTGCTCACCCTTCCCGCCCGTGTGCCGCAGGACATGCTGCTCGAATGATGTGTCCCGGGAGTTGGCGAAGCTGGTGCTGTCAAGTTGGGGGAACCTGGCCTGGAGGTATGCCCGCTTCTCGGACGACCCTGGTGGGGAAAGGAGGTGCCGCTGGTGAGCTGGGGTGGTGGGGCTAGGAGGGCGGCGCCCGGCTCTGGGGGCAGGGCCTTACCCACGGTGGTGAAGACGCGGCAGCCCAGACTGAGGGCGATGGCGATGGCGGCCTGGCCCACGCCGCCGGAGCCCGAGTGGATGAGCACTGTCTCCCCGGGGCGCACCCGCCCGCGCACCACCAGCGAGTAGTAGGCTGTGCAGTAGACGACGGGCACTGAGGCCGCCTCCTCCAGGGTCCTGGGGATGCAGCAGGTGGGTCAGTGCAGGCCTGGCCACCATCCACGTGGGGCCCAGGCTCACACCCTGGACACACTCACCAGTTGGATGGCACATCCCAGAGAAAGTCCGGTGACAGCAGGACAGAGGTGGCCAGGCCCTCGGCGGGCACCAGTCCCATCACACGCTTGCCACTGGGGTCTCGGCCCGAGAACTCCATGCCTAGCAGGTTGTCCTGGGAGGCCCACTTCCCTGGGGGAGACGGCACTGAGCCCCCCACTGCCCACCCTTCCCTCCCAAGGGGCTTCCAGTCAGGTCCTGGCTGCTGGGGTCTCTGTTCCCCGGTCCGGTCCACTCCCACGGCCCCACGCCACCCATACCTGGAATGGCCTCAGGGGACAGCTTGCCGGTGGCCAGCATGATGTCACGGAAGTTGAGGGAGGCGTAGTAGACCGTGCAGAGCTGGGCGCCGGGGCGGGAGGGCTGGGCATGGCGCAGCGAGGAGCAGACCCAGCGGATGGAGGACAGGTCCCCCCGGGTGAGGGTGGTCACAAAGGCGTGTGCTGTGGGCTCCTCAGGCTTGTCTAGGGAAACAGGAGGTGGGGCTACTGCGGGGCCTGCAGGCGCAGTCTCCCGGGAGGGGCAGGGCAGTGTGGGGGGCTCACCCTCCTCCAGCAGGAAGTGGCGGAAGGCCCCCCAGGCCCCGTCGCGGTAGACGTTCATCACCAGGTCTCCCTGCAACACCTTTTGCAGCTCTGCAGAGCCCGGGTCCACCTCCGGGACGCGGGAGGTGCTGCTGAGGTTGGACAGCAGCACGCACCTGGGGGCAGAGGCGGTGAGCTCAGGCTGGGGACGGGGAGAcgagtggggaaggggaaggggaaggggaaggggtgaGGGGCCGTGCTCCTACCGGAGGCGGTGCCCGCCGGGCTCTTGGCGGAGACAGTTCACCAAGCCCACCACGCCCGAGGTGGCACAGTTGACGGCCTTCAGCCACACAGGCCGGGAGGACTCTTCGTCAGCCAGGATGCCCTGCAGCGGGACAGGGACGGTCAGGCCACACTCGGCAAGCTGGGCAGTGGGGTGGGGCCTGGAAGTGGGGTGGGGCCTGGAAGTGGGGCGGGTCCTGACCTTCAGCGACTCCACCCAGCGGAAGCTGGTGTCGTCCACCGGCAGGAAGATGGGGCTGTCCTGCGGGGCGGGCCGGCGGCACAGGAAGAGTGCAGAGCCGTAGAAGGACTTCTTCAGGCCCACCAGGCGCAGCGACACACTGGAGAAGAGGCTCTCCCACGCGTCCTGTGGGGGTGGCGGTCAGCACCCGGCCGGCCTGGTCCTCACCCGGCCCCCACCTCGTCCCCCTGCCCGGCGGCCGCACCTGGCTCAGGATGCCCTGGCCATACTGAGGCTCAGCGGAGGTGAGGAAGGCCACGGTCTCCCCGAGGGGGTGCCCCCGGAGCAGTGTGTGCAGCAGCAGGAAGCCCCCTTCTCTCAGGGTAGCCACCATGTTGCTGAGAGCTGAGGCCGGGTCCCCAAGGGCAGCCACAGCACAGTTGCACACCAGGAGGTCAGTGCTGCCCAGGGTGCTGGGGGCAGGGTCTGCAGGGTCCCACTGGCCCTGGGCAATGTCGTGCTGCTGCAGCTGGGCCTCGGCAGCCTCCAGGGCCTGAGGGTGGCGGTCGGTGGCTGTGTAGCTCAGCTGCAGCAGGGGCTGGGCGCCAAGCAGGCCTGGGATGCGGGAATACAGGTGGCCGTGGCCAGCCAGCACCTGAAGGGGGTAAATTCTGGAATCAGCCCCACACCAGGCCGGTGCCCCTGACCTGGGGCTGAGCAAAATGTCTGAGACCAGAGTCTGGCAGAAAGGCTTCCCCGTCAACCCGATGATGGTGCCAGCCGCGGGCACGCACAGATGTCACTGGTCTTATCCCTGGGGTCCTGCCTAGGTGCACCTCTTGGAGCCCACGGGCCCTCCACGGTGGCTGTGTGGACTGCACAGGACGCCTGCACAGAACCACAGGCAGCTGGCCGGCCCCTCCCACTGCCCAGGGCCTCCCCGTGTCTGTGTCTCCTTCTGTGACTGATGTTGGGGTGGGTCGCACGACGTTCAGGGCAAGGGCCTGGCTGCCAGGAGGCACCCACCTCCACCACCTTCATTTTCCGGCTGGGCATGTTCTCCACAGCAGTGTCCAGGCAGGCCCTGAGTGCCGGGGAGTCCAGGAGGCCGCTGAGCAGAGGGTCCTCTGACAGCTCAGGCCTCTTCTGGGCCAGCACCTGCGCCAGCTCCAGCTGCAGGTTCCCGTTGAGCTGAAGCCTGCAGGCAGCTGACAGCAGCTGGGGCAGTCCCTGCTGTAGGGGGTCCTGGGGGACCTGGGCCCCATCCAGTCCGGGCACCACCATCCTCAGCCCCTGCTGGGTCACCTTGGTCTGCAGTGCCTGCGCcagccctggggagggagggaggcaggcctgGTGTTCCCAAAGCCCCAGGGCATCTGCCTGGCATGGGCTCTCAGACCCACGCTGTCCTTCTGGGGCCAACACCCAGCTCTGCCTACAGGACAAGAAATAGCTGAGGGATGAGGAGGGGGCTGCCCACCATTGTGACGTTGACTCCTGACCACCACGGACACAGTGAGGGGCCGCATTCAGCTGCAGAGGCTACTCTGCCTAGCCAAGGTGTGACCTGGGGCTGAATCTGTCATTTTTGCCCCCAAGACCCCCTTCAAGACTGAGAAACAATGACCAGGGACAAGGAAGAcggggggctggggagggagggatgctGCCATCATGAGCTCCGGCCGGAGAGTTGAGCTGGGGTTGCTGACTCCGAAGGGGGCCCCATGGAGAGGCAAGTCTGGGGTCAACACGAAAGGGAGGCGATCGCTCCCCATCGCCAGGGGTGTCCGAAGTTGGCAGGGCCGGGACCTCACCCTTGCATAGCTGCAGCTCCTTCTGCAGGGCAGCACGCTCAGACAGGCACCCCTCCTCCACGTGGGGCGTGAAGCAAAACTTCTCCAGGATGGGCACCTGCTGGTCCTGCTGCCGCCGCGGGGCCGACTCAGTGTGGACACGGGACATGTGGACGCCTCCGGCCACTGTGATGCTCAGCCACCTGCTCACCACCACGTCAGCCACTGTGGGGACAGCCGGGTGAGTGTGGCACAGTAGGCTGGGAGCCCTGGGTTGGGGCCGGGGCGGGGCTACCTTGGGCGTCGTCCTGTAGCGTGTACAGCTTCTGCCTGTGGGTGGCAGGGTCGATGTGGATGGCGGTGATGCGGGTGGGCAGGTGCAGGCTGCGCTTGGCCAAGCCCAGGATGGATGTCTGCAGCATGGCGTCCAGGAAGCTCACCCAATTGTCCTTCCACAGCAGCCTCCCCGACTCGCCTGCACACAGGGCCTGGTTGGTGCTGTGGAGCTCCCAGGTCCCTGGGCCCACCTCCCAGAGCCCGCCGGGCCCCTCGGCTCCCTCCGAGGCTGCATGCCCAGCCGTGGGTGCCCTCTGTGGCCCCCACAATGGCGACCGCCCTCCCCGGTGGCTTGGGCAGCAGCGTGGTCAGTACCCACCTTCCAGGCTGGCCTCCAGGATGCCATGGAAGTGAGGGCCATAGTCGTAGCCACGCAGACGCAGCTCCTTGTAAACCTCAGCCTGGGTCAGGAAAAGGGGCTCCtcggggttgggggtggggcttTCCGGGTGGTTGAAGAGCCTGGGGTCAGGGTCCTCCCACTGGTACACCTTCCCTGCAGGCAGGCAGGTGTGAAAGAACCTGAAGACGGGTGGCATGGCCAGCGGGCACAGCCCCCGCAGCTCCCACGCCACCAGCCCTGCTTACCACTCACTATCAGGTTGCCATTCTGTGACACCTCGAAGGCGCGGGAGGCCTCCAGGAGCCGTACCTCCAGGGACACGGTCCCTGCAGAGCAGGAGAGTCAGAGATCAGAGGGCAGCACCTGCCCCCAGCTGCCCCCGCGTTGGTCCTGGGGTGCCCCTCACCAGTCTTGGGCAGGATGGTGGCCTGGTGCAGCACCACGTCCTCAAACACCACAGGCAGCTGCTCCacggccaggcccagggcccggGCCAGCGTCTTCCACACTATGCACAGGTAGCCAGTGGCGGGGAAGATGACGCGGCCGTCGATGGTGTGATCCACCAGGTAGTGGTCGGGAGACTCGGGGCTGGTGTCTGCAGGAGGGCACAGGCCTCAGCACTGGTGTGGGGAGGGAAGAGCTTGCCCACCCGCTGGGCCCCTGCTCACCGATGTTGTAGACGGCGGCCGAGGAGGAACCAGAGCCGTTGGGGAAGTCCTCGGCAGCTGGCACGTCCCAGGCCAGGCTGTGGTCCCACTTGATGAGTGGGGAGATGAGGGGGGTTCCTCGGGGCGCTGGGAACTCCACAGGCGGGAACAGGGCATTGGGGTTGGCGTCGATGCTGTGGAGAAGGGAGGCACAGGCGGCACATCCGTCACCGGGGTCCAGGGGCTCTGGGTTCAGCCGACCCACTCCCTGTGGTGGACCATCCAGGGCTGCTCCCACCAGCCTGGGTCAGTGAGGGTCCTGCAGCCCTGCTCACCCACCCCACGCCGTCGACTGCAGGAGATGAGGCCCTCGATGGGAAGGGACCCACCCTGAGAGGTGCAGCCTGCCGAGGCCGGTGAGGAAGAACTCCAGATTGTCCCTGTGATCCTTCTTCATCAGGGGGATGATGGTGCAGCCCGGCTTCAGGCCACGCTTCAAGACAGCCTGGGGGCGGCAGGGCGCGTGGGCTCCCTTGGTGCTCAGCCGAGGTGCCCGTCCCAGATTCCTGGCGCCCGCTGCCCCCAGGCTGGGCCTACCTGCAGCAGGGCATGGGGCGCGATCTCCAGCACCACTGCGTGCTCAGGCACGTGGCACAGGGCCTCCTGGAACAGCACAGGGCTCACCAGGTTGTTGACATTGTACTCGGCGGAGGACGTGCGTGCCAGGCTGCTGTGCCACTGGGCCTCGGGGATGGAGGTGCTGAGCCAGCGGGCTGAACGTGGCTTCGGCTCCCGGATCACCTGCATGAGGGGCCAGGTCAGTGCTGGGTCACGGGCACCCCGGCCCGCCCCGCGCCCCCCAGGCCGAGTCAGCGCACCTT encodes:
- the FASN gene encoding fatty acid synthase, whose product is MEEVVIAGMSGKLPESENLQEFWDNLIGGVDMVTDDDRRWKAGLYGLPRRSGKLKDLSRFDASFFGVHPKQAHTMDPQLRLLLEVTYEAIVDAGINPASLRGTHTGVWVGVSGSEASEALSRDPETLVGYSMVGCQRAMMANRLSFFFDFKGPSIALDTACSSSMVALQSAYQAISSGQCPAAIVGGINVLLKPNTSVQFLRLGMLSPEGTCKAFDAEGNGYCRSEGVVAVLLTKKSLARRVYATILNAGTNTDGCKEQGVTFPSGEAQEQLIRSLYQSAGVAPESFEYIEAHGTGTKVGDPQELNGIARALCATRQEPLLVGSTKSNMGHPEPVSGLAALAKVLLSLEHGLWAPNLHFHSPHPEIPALLDGRLQVVAQPLPVRGGNVGINSFGFGGSNVHVILRPHTQPPPAPAPHASLPRLLRASGRTPEAVQELLEQGLQHSQELAFLSMLNDIAAIPTTAMPFRGYAVLGGEHGGPEVQQVPAGERPLWFICSGMGTQWRGMGLSLMRLDRFRDSILRSDEAVKPFGLKVSQLLLSMDESTFDDIVHAFVSLTAIQIGLIDLLSCMGLRPDGIIGHSLGEVACGYADGCLSQEEAVLAAYWRGQCIKEAHLPPGAMAAVGLSWEECKQRCPPGVVPACHNSKDTVTISGPQASVLEFMEQLRKEGVFAKEVRTGGMAFHSYFMEAIAPPLLQALKKVIREPKPRSARWLSTSIPEAQWHSSLARTSSAEYNVNNLVSPVLFQEALCHVPEHAVVLEIAPHALLQAVLKRGLKPGCTIIPLMKKDHRDNLEFFLTGLGRLHLSGIDANPNALFPPVEFPAPRGTPLISPLIKWDHSLAWDVPAAEDFPNGSGSSSAAVYNIDTSPESPDHYLVDHTIDGRVIFPATGYLCIVWKTLARALGLAVEQLPVVFEDVVLHQATILPKTGTVSLEVRLLEASRAFEVSQNGNLIVSGKVYQWEDPDPRLFNHPESPTPNPEEPLFLTQAEVYKELRLRGYDYGPHFHGILEASLEGESGRLLWKDNWVSFLDAMLQTSILGLAKRSLHLPTRITAIHIDPATHRQKLYTLQDDAQVADVVVSRWLSITVAGGVHMSRVHTESAPRRQQDQQVPILEKFCFTPHVEEGCLSERAALQKELQLCKGLAQALQTKVTQQGLRMVVPGLDGAQVPQDPLQQGLPQLLSAACRLQLNGNLQLELAQVLAQKRPELSEDPLLSGLLDSPALRACLDTAVENMPSRKMKVVEVLAGHGHLYSRIPGLLGAQPLLQLSYTATDRHPQALEAAEAQLQQHDIAQGQWDPADPAPSTLGSTDLLVCNCAVAALGDPASALSNMVATLREGGFLLLHTLLRGHPLGETVAFLTSAEPQYGQGILSQDAWESLFSSVSLRLVGLKKSFYGSALFLCRRPAPQDSPIFLPVDDTSFRWVESLKGILADEESSRPVWLKAVNCATSGVVGLVNCLRQEPGGHRLRCVLLSNLSSTSRVPEVDPGSAELQKVLQGDLVMNVYRDGAWGAFRHFLLEEDKPEEPTAHAFVTTLTRGDLSSIRWVCSSLRHAQPSRPGAQLCTVYYASLNFRDIMLATGKLSPEAIPGKWASQDNLLGMEFSGRDPSGKRVMGLVPAEGLATSVLLSPDFLWDVPSNWTLEEAASVPVVYCTAYYSLVVRGRVRPGETVLIHSGSGGVGQAAIAIALSLGCRVFTTVGSSEKRAYLQARFPQLDSTSFANSRDTSFEQHVLRHTGGKGVDLVLNSLAEEKLQASVRCLAQHGRFLEIGKFDLSQNHPLGMAIFLKNVTFHGILLDALLDGSAEWQEVAALLQAGIRDGVVQPLKCTVFPGAQVEDAFRYMAQGKHIGKVLVQVLAEEPEAVLKGAKPTLMSAISKTFCPAYKSYIIAGGLGGLGLELAQWLIQRGAQKLVLTSRSGVRTGYQAKQVRQWRRQGVQVLVSTSNISSLEGARGLITEAAQLGPVGGIFNLTMVLRDAMLENQTPEFFQDVCKPKYSGTLNLDRVTREACPELDYFVVFSSVSSGRGNAGQSNYGFANSAMERICEKRRHEGLPGLAVQWGAIGDVGILADTVNINATVIGGTLPQRVASCLEVLDLFLNQPHMVLSSFVLAEKAAAYRDRDSEQDLVKAVAHILGIRDLAAINLDSSLADLGLDSLMSVEVRQTLERELNLVLSMREVRQLTLRRLQELSLKADAASELASPTPKEDGLARQQTQLNLRSLLVNPEGPTLMRLNSVQSSERPLFLVHPIEGSTTVFHSLASRLSIPTYGLQCTRAAPLDSIHSLAAYYIDCIRQVQPEGPYRVAGYSYGACVAFEMCSQLQAQQNPAPTHNSLFLFDGSHTYVLAYTQSYRAKLTPGCEAEAETEAICFFVQQFTDMEHNRVLEALLPLKGLEERVAAAVDLIIKSHQGLDRQELSFAALSFYYKLRAAEQYTPKAKYHGNVMLLRAKTGGAYGEDLGADYNLSQVCDGKVSVHVIEGDHRTLLEGSGLESIVSIIHSSLAEPRVSVREG